One genomic segment of Ipomoea triloba cultivar NCNSP0323 chromosome 9, ASM357664v1 includes these proteins:
- the LOC116030135 gene encoding solute carrier family 35 member F1-like isoform X2 → MDVNGWWGTHGNDIRRTLFLLFLGQVISFVMSLMSFTSSLLASLGVDTPLTLSFFVYLALSLVYGSIFIYRRQKLQVRWYWYLLIGFADVQGNFLVNQAFQYSSITSVTILDCWTIAWVILLTWYFLGTRYSLWQFFGAAVCVAGLGLVLLSDAGVGGGGGSRPLLGDTFVIMGTLFFALSNVGEEICVKKKDRVEVITMMAISGLLVSICEIAILETKGIASVKWSPEIILAFAGFAFAGFLFYTFVPFLLKMSGATLFNLSLLTSDMWAVVIRIFFYKQEVDWLYYVAFGLVGIGLVVYSKTEKALDSAPAIGDGSQYQILDEECRDARNDDVGDRS, encoded by the exons ATGGATGTTAACGGGTGGTGGGGAACCCATGGAAACGACATTCGAAGGACTTTGTTCCTTCTCTTCCTCGGCCAGGTGATTTCGTTTGTGATGTCACTCATGAGCTTCACTTCTTCTCTGTTAGCTAGTCTTG GAGTGGATACTCCACTTACTTTGTCATTCTTCGTTTACTTGGCGTTGTCTCTGGTATACGGAAGCATCTTTATTTACCGGCGGCAGAAACTGCAG GTTCGTTGGTATTGGTATCTTCTCATAGGATTTGCTGATGTCCAAGGCAATTTTCTAG TTAACCAAGCGTTCCAATATTCATCGATTACAAGTGTTACAATTCTGGATTGTTGGACAATCGCTTGGGTGATATTGCTGACATGGTATTTCCTGGGAACACGATATTCCCTGTGGCAATTCTTTGGTGCTGCTGTCTGTGTGGCAGGGCTTGGACTAGTTCTCCTCTCTGACGCTGGGGTAGGCGGTGGAG GTGGATCAAGACCTCTTCTAGGGGATACGTTTGTAATCATGGGAACGCTTTTCTTTGCATTGAGCAATGTTGGTGAG GAAATTTGTGTGAAGAAGAAAGACCGTGTTGAAGTAATCACAATGATGGCTATCTCCGGGTTGCTTGTGAGCATTTGCGAGAT AGCTATCTTGGAAACTAAGGGTATTGCATCAGTGAAATGGTCTCCTGAAATC ATTCTGGCATTTGCGGGTTTTGCTTTTGCAGGCTTTCTGTTCTACacatttgttccttttcttctaAAG ATGAGCGGAGCCACGCTGTTCAATCTCTCGCTTCTAACGTCTGATATGTGGGCAGTTGTCATTCGAATTTTCTTCTACAAACAAGAG GTGGATTGGTTATACTATGTAGCGTTCGGACTAGTTGGTATCGGGCTTGTTGTGTACTCGAAAAC CGAGAAGGCATTAGATTCTGCACCAGCAATTGGGGATGGTTCACAGTACCAAATTCTTGATGAGGAGTGCAGAGATGCAAGAAACGATGATGTGGGTGATCGATCTTGA
- the LOC116030161 gene encoding zinc finger A20 and AN1 domain-containing stress-associated protein 4-like has translation MAEEHGFQAPEGHRLCANNCGSPAAQNYCPKCYRDIFLKEEEKTKSVNSVDSISPSQVSLPATSSPAAANSAKKAETAAAEVQQLPANRCSSCRKKVGLTGFRCRCGVTFCGTHRYPEMHACTFNYKALGREAIAKANPLIKAQKLDKI, from the coding sequence ATGGCGGAAGAGCACGGATTCCAGGCGCCGGAGGGGCACCGCTTGTGCGCCAACAACTGCGGCAGCCCCGCCGCGCAGAATTACTGCCCTAAATGTTACCGAGACATTTTTCTCAAGGAAGAAGAGAAGACGAAATCGGTGAATTCGGTTGATTCGATTTCGCCGTCGCAGGTTTCTCTACCGGCTACCTCGTCGCCGGCGGCGGCGAATTCGGCGAAAAAAGCGgagacggcggcggcggaggtgcAGCAGTTGCCGGCGAACAGGTGTTCGAGTTGCCGGAAGAAGGTGGGATTGACGGGGTTTAGGTGTAGGTGTGGGGTCACTTTCTGCGGGACCCACCGGTACCCGGAGATGCACGCCTGCACCTTCAACTACAAGGCTTTAGGGAGAGAAGCCATAGCCAAGGCCAACCCTCTGATCAAAGCGCAGAAGCTGGACAAGATATGA
- the LOC116030135 gene encoding solute carrier family 35 member F1-like isoform X1 — MDVNGWWGTHGNDIRRTLFLLFLGQVISFVMSLMSFTSSLLASLGVDTPLTLSFFVYLALSLVYGSIFIYRRQKLQVRWYWYLLIGFADVQGNFLVNQAFQYSSITSVTILDCWTIAWVILLTWYFLGTRYSLWQFFGAAVCVAGLGLVLLSDAGVGGGGGSRPLLGDTFVIMGTLFFALSNVGEEICVKKKDRVEVITMMAISGLLVSICEIAILETKGIASVKWSPEIVREPESAVLTNVTAVFSHLINSPFFSQILAFAGFAFAGFLFYTFVPFLLKMSGATLFNLSLLTSDMWAVVIRIFFYKQEVDWLYYVAFGLVGIGLVVYSKTEKALDSAPAIGDGSQYQILDEECRDARNDDVGDRS, encoded by the exons ATGGATGTTAACGGGTGGTGGGGAACCCATGGAAACGACATTCGAAGGACTTTGTTCCTTCTCTTCCTCGGCCAGGTGATTTCGTTTGTGATGTCACTCATGAGCTTCACTTCTTCTCTGTTAGCTAGTCTTG GAGTGGATACTCCACTTACTTTGTCATTCTTCGTTTACTTGGCGTTGTCTCTGGTATACGGAAGCATCTTTATTTACCGGCGGCAGAAACTGCAG GTTCGTTGGTATTGGTATCTTCTCATAGGATTTGCTGATGTCCAAGGCAATTTTCTAG TTAACCAAGCGTTCCAATATTCATCGATTACAAGTGTTACAATTCTGGATTGTTGGACAATCGCTTGGGTGATATTGCTGACATGGTATTTCCTGGGAACACGATATTCCCTGTGGCAATTCTTTGGTGCTGCTGTCTGTGTGGCAGGGCTTGGACTAGTTCTCCTCTCTGACGCTGGGGTAGGCGGTGGAG GTGGATCAAGACCTCTTCTAGGGGATACGTTTGTAATCATGGGAACGCTTTTCTTTGCATTGAGCAATGTTGGTGAG GAAATTTGTGTGAAGAAGAAAGACCGTGTTGAAGTAATCACAATGATGGCTATCTCCGGGTTGCTTGTGAGCATTTGCGAGAT AGCTATCTTGGAAACTAAGGGTATTGCATCAGTGAAATGGTCTCCTGAAATCGTAAGAGAACCTGAATCTGCTGTTTTAACTAACGTAACTGCTGTCTTTTCCCATCTAATTAACAGCCCCTTTTTTTCCCAGATTCTGGCATTTGCGGGTTTTGCTTTTGCAGGCTTTCTGTTCTACacatttgttccttttcttctaAAG ATGAGCGGAGCCACGCTGTTCAATCTCTCGCTTCTAACGTCTGATATGTGGGCAGTTGTCATTCGAATTTTCTTCTACAAACAAGAG GTGGATTGGTTATACTATGTAGCGTTCGGACTAGTTGGTATCGGGCTTGTTGTGTACTCGAAAAC CGAGAAGGCATTAGATTCTGCACCAGCAATTGGGGATGGTTCACAGTACCAAATTCTTGATGAGGAGTGCAGAGATGCAAGAAACGATGATGTGGGTGATCGATCTTGA
- the LOC116030123 gene encoding purple acid phosphatase 22-like, with protein sequence MEQIKKAEPSKMDKWLSLFFPILLTAFLLQFSDASPEYSRPHPRRLIFTSHDRPESDPQQVHISLAGKDHMRVSWVTSDKHGESVVEYGKAPGRYDKSATGDRTSYRYFFYSSGEIHHVTIGPLEPRTTYFYRCGGSGPEFSFRTPPSTFPVEFAVAGDLGQTEWTNSTLDHVAASDYDVFLLPGDLSYADTQQPLWDSFGRLVEPYASSRPWMVTEGNHEIEIFPIIYPHGFKAYNSRWRMPYQESGSTSNLYYSFDVAATHVIMLGSYADFDSQSDQYKWLQADLADVDRSRTPWIFVLLHAPWYNSNSAHKGEGESMRKSMEELLYNARVDAVFAGHVHAYERFTRVFNNEADPCGPVYVTIGDGGNREGLAMTFESPTPSISMFREPSFGHGRLKVYNQTHAHWSWHRNDDTNAVTADEMWIQSLSTSKSCIPGAVLGNSVKDEL encoded by the exons atggaacaaattaaaaaagctGAGCCTTCCAAAATGGATAAATGGCTGTCCCTCTTCTTCCCCATCTTGTTAACGGCTTTTCTTTTACAATTTTCCGATGCATCGCCGGAATATTCCCGCCCGCATCCTCGGCGCCTCATTTTCACCTCTCATGACCGACCCGAATCCGACCCTCAGCAGGTGCACATATCGTTGGCGGGGAAAGATCATATGAGGGTTTCATGGGTTACCTCCGATAAACACGGGGAGTCTGTCGTGGAATACGGTAAAGCGCCGGGGAGGTACGATAAGTCGGCGACCGGCGACCGTACCTCGTACCGCTACTTCTTCTATAgctcaggagaaatacaccacgTTACAATTGGACCTTTGGAGCCAAGAACGACGTATTTCTATAGGTGCGGTGGAAGTGGGCCGGAGTTTAGCTTCAGAACCCCGCCGTCGACTTTTCCAGTTGAATTTGCCGTCGCCG GAGATCTGGGTCAAACAGAGTGGACAAACTCAACCTTAGACCACGTGGCCGCGTCGGACTACGACGTGTTTTTGTTGCCGGGCGACCTGTCTTACGCCGATACTCAGCAGCCGCTTTGGGACTCTTTCGGGCGCTTGGTGGAGCCCTACGCCAGCTCGCGGCCGTGGATGGTGACGGAAGGCAACCACGAGATCGAAATTTTCCCCATAATTTACCCTCACGGCTTCAAGGCCTACAACTCCAGGTGGCGAATGCCGTACCAAGAAAGTGGGTCCACGTCCAACCTGTACTACTCCTTCGACGTGGCAGCCACCCACGTTATCATGTTGGGATCTTACGCGGACTTTGACTCCCAATCCGATCAGTACAAGTGGCTCCAAGCTGACTTGGCCGATGTTGATAGGTCCAGGACTCCCTGGATTTTCGTGCTCCTCCACGCGCCTTGGTACAACTCCAATTCTGCTCATAAAGGAGAAGGAGAAAGCATGAGGAAATCCATGGAAGAATTGCTGTACAATGCTCGTGTTGATGCAGTCTTTGCTGGTCACGTCCATGCTTACGAACGCTTT ACTAGAGTTTTCAACAATGAAGCTGATCCGTGCGGTCCTGTATACGTGACCATTGGTGATGGAGGAAACAGAGAAGGGCTCGCAATGAC GTTTGAGAGTCCAACTCCGTCAATATCAATGTTTCGGGAGCCAAGTTTTGGGCACGGTCGATTGAAAGTGTACAATCAAACGCATGCACATTGGTCATGGCATCGGAACGACGACACTAACGCCGTCACGGCGGATGAGATGTGGATTCAAAGCTTAAGCACGTCTAAATCATGCATCCCGGGAGCTGTGCTAGGCAACTCAGTAAAAGATGAACTCTAA